The following proteins come from a genomic window of Pyxidicoccus sp. MSG2:
- a CDS encoding DUF3592 domain-containing protein, producing MKPLLLSVLSTIAVILGVVGLGVLVWGFLRMRQTARTKNWPTTQGTIRSSTVTSREAPSLKQEESYDDDAPKPKPQVLYRPRVEYTYTVDGQSYTGTALGRDVVEVSSQQHAQTHAARYVPRAPVTVFYDPNDPGQALLEPGVQAASWAIPGAGAAGIIVSTAFYFFIRWFSGR from the coding sequence ATGAAGCCACTGCTCCTGTCGGTGCTTTCCACCATCGCCGTCATCCTCGGCGTCGTCGGCCTGGGCGTCCTGGTCTGGGGATTCCTCCGGATGCGGCAGACCGCGCGGACGAAGAACTGGCCCACCACCCAGGGCACCATCCGCTCCTCCACCGTCACCTCGCGCGAGGCACCCTCGCTGAAGCAGGAGGAGAGCTACGACGACGACGCCCCGAAGCCCAAGCCCCAGGTCCTCTACCGCCCACGGGTGGAATACACCTACACGGTGGACGGGCAGAGCTACACGGGCACGGCCCTGGGCCGGGACGTGGTGGAGGTCAGCAGCCAGCAGCACGCGCAGACGCACGCGGCGCGTTACGTCCCCCGCGCGCCCGTCACCGTCTTCTATGACCCGAACGACCCGGGCCAGGCCCTGCTCGAGCCCGGGGTCCAGGCTGCCTCATGGGCCATCCCCGGTGCCGGCGCCGCCGGCATCATCGTCTCCACCGCCTTCTACTTCTTCATCCGCTGGTTCAGCGGCCGCTGA
- a CDS encoding tetratricopeptide repeat protein — MTTQSMQALLKAGEVDKARALAESALKQNKDDRGALLTLAKLASVDGDWARAEELLQRATKGGVEDADSRLVKAALATERGDTDGAQALYTQVIREAKPPRAEAHFGLGYLLAAKEDFAGARKAFEKAVELEPEMAAYRFHLARILLALEELKLALPQLEKSLELNPLNPPTYVIWSVVLQQLGEMETAENLLRQGLKLIPDHPELLNQLGAVLAARGNVAESFSLAKRLAVQFPDDASMQGNLARMMMATGHRQEALDVCRSLAHRGLSTAQTKSIEAMVLESMEPPDVEGAVTAWREAMDLDPDDWACANNLGNLLMRWEEGNADERLTAASEILMEAIRRAPSRAEPLLNLALVTARKGETLKAKAMARQVLKMAPAGEKELREQAERLIKTLG; from the coding sequence ATGACCACCCAGAGCATGCAGGCGCTGTTGAAGGCCGGCGAGGTCGACAAGGCCCGGGCACTCGCGGAGAGCGCCCTCAAGCAGAACAAGGACGACCGGGGCGCGCTGCTGACGCTCGCCAAGCTGGCATCGGTGGACGGTGACTGGGCGCGCGCGGAGGAGTTGCTCCAGCGCGCCACCAAGGGCGGCGTGGAGGACGCGGACTCGCGCCTGGTGAAGGCCGCGCTGGCCACGGAGCGCGGTGACACCGACGGCGCCCAGGCTCTCTACACGCAGGTCATCCGCGAGGCGAAGCCCCCGCGCGCCGAGGCGCACTTCGGCCTGGGCTACCTGCTGGCCGCGAAGGAGGACTTCGCCGGGGCCCGCAAGGCCTTCGAGAAGGCCGTGGAGCTGGAGCCGGAGATGGCGGCGTACCGCTTCCACCTGGCCCGCATCCTCCTGGCCCTGGAGGAGCTGAAGCTCGCGCTGCCGCAGTTGGAGAAGTCGCTGGAGCTCAACCCGCTCAACCCGCCCACCTACGTCATCTGGAGCGTGGTGCTGCAGCAGTTGGGGGAGATGGAGACGGCGGAGAACCTGCTGCGCCAGGGCCTGAAGCTGATTCCGGACCACCCGGAGCTGCTCAACCAGCTGGGCGCGGTGCTCGCGGCGCGCGGCAACGTGGCCGAGTCGTTCAGCCTCGCCAAGCGCCTGGCCGTGCAGTTCCCCGACGACGCGTCGATGCAGGGCAACCTGGCGCGGATGATGATGGCCACCGGGCACCGCCAGGAGGCACTGGACGTGTGCCGCAGCCTCGCGCACCGCGGGCTGTCCACGGCGCAGACGAAGTCCATCGAGGCCATGGTGCTGGAGTCCATGGAGCCGCCCGACGTCGAGGGCGCGGTGACGGCCTGGCGCGAGGCGATGGACCTGGACCCGGACGACTGGGCCTGCGCCAACAACCTGGGCAACCTCCTGATGCGCTGGGAGGAGGGCAACGCCGACGAGCGCCTCACCGCCGCCTCGGAGATTCTCATGGAGGCGATCCGCCGCGCACCCTCGCGCGCGGAGCCGCTGCTCAACCTGGCCCTCGTCACCGCGCGCAAGGGTGAAACGTTGAAGGCGAAGGCGATGGCCCGCCAGGTGCTCAAGATGGCCCCCGCCGGCGAGAAGGAGCTCCGCGAGCAGGCGGAGCGGCTCATCAAGACGCTGGGCTGA
- a CDS encoding tenascin-X encodes MARATRAGGVGRAVILLAVVLGAGLACREKPLVGAVGRLRLSQERVEFPAAYPGTMREAEVRVVNGGRAPLDVTWTEVTTPFLLMDVLPVRVETGEVPVRLRFSPSAVGTYEVTVTGTASDGGRVDLVLVAEAKPIPDCFTPVTCTTATFDVNTEQCVETVLPDGTACDPGNACLTDATCQAGRCKGSERVCDDGNACTTDVCHALDGCQTVPAPPCPGDGKCRVGTCDPVKGCGLAPAPDGTFCGSARGCDAADVCVEGRCARRDLPDGFVCANASPCQGEGRCNGPVCERPEAIQLAADWSYDARAEGQGLHDMLVGPEGDVTLSGFYAAPVLDVTGKSPVRSSDSARRCMLWNDRLLCMDLPQDGTVSLLERSTGAPRWTFTLAQARPDFAQKTLTLFLARLAVMAPDRLAALFEAYPAGQPRDTLCRMYFLVVLDAFGRMVSAQELTDPLLAECNHPHPFGLASDVVGDLYVAFSKTTNVGAPLQAGAPTLMMAFSSDGVPRWKKLESFRAGELAVVNGLLMPERGTQALSTVDGAPLGSLPQEFGRLVATREVVVPSAPGTSLNPGGGAATVTELKGYGLPALGPAWTYTLKSGQSLGTKELRLASWPVGEGLPPDTLVLTTATGNNQRLLVGVNAKDGSEAFQCSLAYTPRTVPQLLELAPGALMMMEGASTCGECDPPFAYSQARFLRFSMPGLLPANEPWPGTFGGPGHGHHENRVR; translated from the coding sequence ATGGCGCGCGCGACGAGAGCAGGCGGGGTGGGGCGGGCGGTCATCCTGCTGGCGGTGGTGCTCGGGGCGGGCCTGGCCTGCCGGGAGAAGCCATTGGTCGGCGCCGTGGGGCGGCTGCGGCTGTCCCAGGAGCGCGTGGAGTTCCCCGCCGCGTACCCCGGCACCATGCGCGAGGCCGAGGTGCGGGTCGTGAATGGCGGCCGCGCGCCGCTGGACGTCACCTGGACGGAGGTGACGACGCCCTTCTTGCTGATGGACGTGCTGCCCGTGCGCGTGGAGACGGGCGAGGTGCCGGTGCGCCTGCGCTTCTCGCCGTCCGCGGTGGGCACGTACGAAGTCACGGTGACGGGCACGGCTTCCGACGGCGGTCGCGTGGACCTGGTGCTCGTGGCCGAGGCGAAGCCGATTCCGGACTGCTTCACGCCGGTGACGTGCACCACGGCCACCTTCGACGTGAACACCGAGCAGTGCGTGGAGACGGTGCTGCCGGACGGCACCGCGTGCGACCCGGGCAACGCGTGTCTCACCGACGCCACCTGCCAGGCGGGCCGGTGCAAGGGCAGCGAGCGCGTGTGCGACGACGGCAACGCCTGCACCACGGACGTGTGCCACGCGCTGGACGGCTGCCAGACGGTGCCGGCGCCGCCATGCCCGGGGGACGGGAAGTGCAGGGTGGGCACGTGCGACCCGGTGAAGGGCTGCGGTCTGGCGCCCGCGCCGGATGGCACCTTCTGCGGCTCGGCGCGCGGGTGTGACGCCGCGGACGTGTGCGTGGAGGGCCGGTGCGCGCGTCGCGATTTGCCGGACGGCTTCGTGTGTGCGAACGCCAGCCCGTGCCAGGGCGAGGGCCGCTGCAACGGCCCGGTGTGCGAGCGCCCCGAAGCGATACAGCTGGCGGCGGACTGGAGCTACGACGCGCGGGCCGAGGGTCAGGGCCTGCACGACATGCTGGTGGGGCCCGAGGGCGACGTGACGCTGTCGGGCTTCTACGCCGCGCCGGTGCTGGACGTGACGGGCAAGAGTCCGGTGCGCTCTTCCGATTCGGCGCGGCGCTGCATGCTGTGGAATGACCGGCTGCTGTGCATGGACCTGCCGCAGGACGGCACGGTGTCGCTGCTGGAGCGCTCCACGGGCGCGCCGCGGTGGACCTTCACGCTGGCCCAGGCACGGCCGGACTTCGCGCAGAAGACGCTGACGCTCTTCCTGGCGCGGCTGGCGGTGATGGCGCCGGACCGGCTGGCCGCCCTCTTCGAGGCCTACCCCGCCGGGCAGCCCCGCGACACGCTGTGCCGCATGTACTTCCTGGTGGTGCTGGATGCCTTCGGCCGCATGGTGTCCGCGCAGGAATTGACGGACCCGCTCCTGGCCGAGTGCAACCACCCGCACCCCTTCGGCCTCGCGTCGGACGTGGTGGGGGACTTGTACGTGGCCTTCTCCAAGACGACGAACGTGGGAGCCCCGCTGCAGGCGGGGGCGCCCACGCTGATGATGGCGTTCTCCTCGGACGGGGTGCCGCGCTGGAAGAAGCTGGAGTCCTTCCGCGCCGGCGAGCTGGCGGTGGTGAACGGGCTGCTGATGCCCGAGCGCGGCACGCAGGCGCTGAGCACGGTGGACGGCGCGCCCCTGGGCTCCCTTCCCCAGGAGTTCGGCCGCCTGGTGGCCACCCGCGAGGTGGTGGTGCCGAGCGCGCCGGGCACCTCGCTGAACCCCGGTGGTGGAGCCGCCACCGTGACGGAGTTGAAGGGCTACGGGTTGCCGGCGCTGGGCCCGGCGTGGACGTACACGCTGAAGTCCGGACAGAGCCTGGGCACGAAGGAGCTGCGGCTGGCCTCGTGGCCGGTGGGTGAGGGCCTGCCGCCGGACACCCTGGTGCTCACCACCGCGACGGGCAACAACCAGCGGCTGCTGGTGGGCGTGAATGCGAAGGACGGGAGCGAGGCCTTCCAGTGCTCCCTCGCGTACACGCCGCGCACGGTGCCGCAGTTGCTGGAGCTGGCACCGGGGGCGCTGATGATGATGGAGGGTGCCTCCACCTGCGGCGAGTGCGACCCTCCGTTCGCCTACAGCCAGGCGCGCTTCCTGCGCTTCTCCATGCCCGGACTGCTGCCCGCGAACGAGCCGTGGCCGGGCACCTTCGGTGGGCCGGGGCACGGCCACCATGAGAACCGGGTGCGCTGA
- a CDS encoding serine/threonine protein kinase, whose protein sequence is MAELFLGFTSGPGGFRKYVVIKRILPDVRDNAQFERMFLDEARITAAFNHPNIAQVFDLGQEDDGLYLSMEFIAGQNLNQITSAFLRRRQQMPIGFTLSVARDVCMALHYAHTFTAPSGEPSPVIHRDVAQKNIMVTYDGVVKLLDFGIAKAKGSLERTSAGTVKGTTGYMSPEQVRGDKLDGRSDLFSVGVMMHELITGARLFAGKDEREEMVKILEAPIPWPSHVSPHVPEGVSKVVMQALERSREKRFLNGRDMARAIEAAAARLLMDSDHRASMMQELFAERMAATRSLLESAEGTASTSMVDKAKRALRGDDGPYLPERLDDSTPQSGVASVPRKPSRRGRGTGKQPAVADTAKTESPSSRLSNALWGLLLVGIVVGGGFAAWRLSQVLNATVEPVPELRTLVDPRLPVFREPGTPEPDAGTAVAQVKVEPPPVREDKGTKPVRTTESPARGKGKLTLVVTPDADVYRGKKKLGRTPLFNVVLPAGDHTLFVIGPDKKKRVLAVPIMAGQKLPLRLKLAEIPEG, encoded by the coding sequence ATGGCCGAGCTGTTCCTCGGCTTCACCTCGGGTCCGGGTGGTTTCCGCAAGTACGTGGTCATCAAGCGCATCCTCCCGGACGTGCGGGACAACGCGCAGTTCGAGCGCATGTTCCTCGACGAGGCGCGCATCACCGCGGCCTTCAACCACCCCAACATCGCCCAGGTGTTCGACCTGGGGCAGGAGGACGACGGCCTCTACCTGTCCATGGAGTTCATCGCCGGGCAGAACCTGAACCAGATTACGAGCGCCTTCCTGCGCCGCAGGCAGCAGATGCCCATCGGCTTCACGCTGTCGGTGGCTCGCGACGTCTGCATGGCGCTGCACTACGCGCACACCTTCACCGCGCCCTCCGGAGAGCCCAGCCCCGTCATCCACCGCGACGTCGCGCAGAAGAACATCATGGTGACGTACGACGGCGTGGTGAAGCTGCTCGACTTCGGCATCGCCAAGGCGAAGGGCAGCCTGGAGCGCACCAGCGCCGGCACCGTGAAGGGCACCACCGGGTACATGTCCCCCGAGCAGGTGCGCGGCGACAAGCTGGACGGCCGCAGCGACTTGTTCTCCGTGGGGGTGATGATGCACGAGCTCATCACCGGAGCGCGCCTCTTCGCCGGCAAGGACGAGCGCGAAGAGATGGTGAAGATTCTCGAGGCGCCCATCCCCTGGCCCTCGCACGTGTCGCCGCACGTGCCGGAGGGCGTGTCCAAGGTGGTGATGCAGGCGCTGGAGCGCAGCCGAGAGAAGCGCTTCCTCAACGGCCGCGACATGGCCCGGGCGATTGAAGCGGCCGCGGCGCGGCTGCTGATGGACTCGGACCACCGGGCGTCGATGATGCAGGAGCTGTTCGCCGAGCGGATGGCGGCCACGCGCTCGCTGCTGGAGAGCGCGGAGGGCACGGCGAGCACCTCCATGGTGGACAAGGCGAAGCGCGCGCTTCGCGGGGATGACGGGCCGTACCTGCCGGAGCGGCTGGACGACTCCACGCCCCAGAGCGGCGTCGCCTCGGTGCCGCGCAAGCCGTCGCGCCGCGGACGGGGGACGGGGAAGCAGCCCGCCGTGGCCGACACGGCGAAGACGGAGAGCCCGTCGTCCCGGCTGTCCAATGCGCTGTGGGGACTGTTGCTGGTGGGCATCGTCGTGGGCGGAGGCTTCGCCGCGTGGCGCCTGTCGCAGGTGCTCAACGCGACGGTGGAGCCCGTGCCGGAGCTGCGCACCCTGGTGGACCCGCGGCTCCCCGTCTTCCGCGAGCCGGGCACGCCGGAGCCGGACGCGGGGACGGCGGTGGCGCAGGTGAAGGTGGAGCCGCCTCCGGTGCGTGAGGACAAGGGCACGAAGCCGGTGCGGACGACCGAGTCCCCGGCGCGCGGCAAGGGGAAGCTGACGCTGGTGGTGACGCCGGACGCGGACGTGTACCGCGGCAAGAAGAAGCTGGGCCGCACGCCCCTGTTCAACGTGGTGCTGCCCGCGGGCGACCACACGCTGTTCGTCATCGGCCCGGACAAGAAGAAGCGCGTGCTGGCCGTGCCCATCATGGCGGGGCAGAAGCTCCCGCTGCGCCTGAAGCTCGCGGAGATTCCCGAAGGGTGA
- the gshB gene encoding glutathione synthase has translation MAALTIGFLMDPLETVRVNHDSTFQLMLEAQKRGHQVRYFEQGWLRFNGTCAEARMRRVTVRAEQGRHFDVLDEAAHPLSTLDVLFMRKDPPVDAEFLHATQLVELCGDRAPAFINSPAGIRDANEKLFALRYPDLMPDTRITRELSVLLDFISRNAQGTILKPIDGFGGKGILFLSPTDRNARSAVELLTLGGREAVVAQAYIPESRLGDKRILLVDGEPVGGVLRVPSEDDHRGNMAAGGVPRKAVLTARDLEICERLKPELRRRGLLLVGIDVLGDYLTEVNVTSPTGIYEANQLDGVCVEAKVLDVAERLAAQRNAR, from the coding sequence ATGGCCGCGCTCACCATTGGCTTCCTGATGGACCCGCTCGAGACGGTGCGGGTGAACCACGACTCCACGTTCCAGCTGATGCTGGAAGCGCAGAAGCGCGGCCACCAGGTGCGCTACTTCGAGCAGGGCTGGCTGCGCTTCAACGGCACCTGCGCCGAGGCCCGCATGCGCCGCGTCACCGTGCGCGCCGAGCAGGGCCGGCACTTCGACGTGCTCGACGAGGCCGCCCACCCCCTGTCCACGCTGGACGTGCTGTTCATGCGCAAGGACCCGCCAGTGGACGCGGAGTTCCTCCACGCCACGCAATTGGTGGAGCTGTGCGGTGACAGGGCGCCCGCCTTCATCAACAGCCCCGCCGGCATCCGCGACGCCAACGAGAAGCTCTTCGCGCTGCGCTACCCGGACCTGATGCCGGACACGCGCATCACCCGCGAGCTGTCGGTGCTGCTGGACTTCATCTCTCGCAACGCGCAGGGCACCATCCTCAAGCCCATCGACGGCTTCGGCGGCAAGGGCATCCTCTTCCTGTCGCCCACGGACCGGAACGCGCGCTCGGCGGTGGAGTTGCTCACGCTGGGCGGCCGCGAGGCCGTGGTGGCGCAGGCGTACATTCCGGAGAGCCGCCTGGGTGACAAGCGCATCCTCCTGGTGGACGGCGAGCCGGTGGGCGGCGTGCTGCGCGTGCCCTCCGAGGACGACCACCGGGGCAACATGGCCGCCGGAGGAGTGCCCCGGAAGGCCGTGCTCACGGCGCGCGACCTGGAAATCTGCGAGCGGCTGAAGCCCGAGCTGCGCCGGCGCGGGCTGCTGCTGGTGGGCATCGACGTGCTCGGGGACTACCTCACCGAGGTGAACGTCACGAGCCCCACGGGCATCTACGAAGCCAACCAGTTGGACGGTGTCTGCGTGGAGGCGAAGGTGCTGGACGTGGCCGAGCGACTGGCCGCCCAGCGCAACGCGCGGTAG
- a CDS encoding PHB depolymerase family esterase → MSAVGCGSPEEASPREAAPEAVLEVESSLTQVTGFGTNPGNLLMYRHVPTGMPANAPLVVVMHGCTQTAAAMENTGWTAAANLYKFYVVYPQQQSGNNASSCFNWFEPGDITRGQGEVLSIKQMVDAMKSAYSIDASRVYLSGFSGGGYMAPALLATYPDVFSAGAINSGGPYKCALTMTAGFNCMSPGVDKTPAAWGDLARSGYSGYTGAWPRVSIWHGTSDFTVKPMNLTEAMEQWTNVHGIDQTADTTETVSNFPHKVYRDGSGNAKVETWEMTGMGHGVPVDAQYSFPGSSTVCGTAGAYLLDVNICAVYYQAQFFGLTGAVTPGDTTPPTVNVTAPANGATVSGTVTVTASASDAVGVARVEFLVDGSTVSTDTAAPYEFAWNSTGVSNGTHTLGARAFDAAGNQATDNDTSVTVSNSGTPTPVTVSFTSITGDDGYIKANADGSAPALGTLTGLALGRGTDGKYNRSFMSFDTSSIPDTATVTRVYLTVTYSSGSGDPWSTPAGNTLLIDVKNGTFNAATTETADWATAATASSVASIGSFTSGTKASGDFSGAGLSAINLTGKTQLRLGFSGNQTATQYLFVKDGTGATLTVVYTP, encoded by the coding sequence ATGAGTGCCGTCGGTTGTGGTTCCCCCGAAGAAGCGTCCCCGCGCGAGGCCGCGCCCGAGGCCGTGCTGGAAGTCGAGAGCTCGCTGACGCAGGTGACGGGCTTCGGCACCAACCCGGGCAATCTCTTGATGTATCGCCACGTGCCGACGGGGATGCCCGCCAACGCGCCGCTGGTGGTGGTGATGCACGGCTGTACGCAGACGGCCGCGGCCATGGAGAACACGGGCTGGACGGCGGCGGCGAACCTCTACAAGTTCTACGTCGTCTATCCGCAGCAGCAGAGCGGCAACAACGCGAGCAGTTGCTTCAACTGGTTCGAGCCCGGTGACATCACCCGCGGCCAGGGCGAGGTGCTCTCCATCAAGCAGATGGTGGACGCGATGAAGTCCGCGTACTCCATCGACGCGTCGCGGGTGTACCTCAGTGGTTTCTCGGGCGGTGGGTACATGGCTCCGGCGCTGCTGGCCACCTACCCGGACGTCTTCTCCGCGGGCGCCATCAACTCGGGCGGCCCGTACAAGTGCGCGCTGACGATGACCGCGGGCTTCAACTGCATGAGCCCGGGCGTGGACAAGACGCCCGCCGCCTGGGGTGACCTGGCGCGCAGCGGGTACTCCGGGTACACGGGCGCGTGGCCGCGCGTCTCCATCTGGCACGGGACGAGCGACTTCACGGTGAAGCCGATGAACCTCACCGAGGCGATGGAGCAGTGGACCAACGTCCACGGCATCGACCAGACGGCGGACACCACCGAGACGGTGAGCAACTTCCCGCACAAGGTGTACCGGGACGGCTCGGGTAACGCGAAGGTGGAGACGTGGGAGATGACGGGCATGGGGCACGGCGTGCCCGTGGACGCGCAGTACAGCTTCCCGGGCAGCTCCACGGTGTGCGGCACCGCGGGCGCGTACCTGCTCGACGTGAATATCTGCGCCGTCTACTACCAGGCGCAGTTCTTCGGCCTCACGGGTGCCGTCACCCCGGGAGACACGACGCCGCCCACGGTGAATGTGACGGCGCCGGCCAACGGGGCCACGGTGAGCGGCACCGTCACGGTGACGGCGAGCGCCTCGGACGCGGTGGGCGTGGCGCGGGTGGAGTTCCTGGTGGATGGCAGCACCGTGTCCACGGACACAGCGGCGCCGTATGAGTTCGCGTGGAACAGCACGGGTGTCTCGAACGGGACGCACACGCTGGGAGCGCGGGCGTTCGATGCGGCGGGGAACCAGGCCACGGACAACGACACGAGCGTCACCGTGAGCAACAGCGGCACGCCGACGCCCGTGACGGTGAGCTTCACGAGCATCACCGGGGATGACGGCTACATCAAGGCGAACGCGGATGGCAGCGCACCGGCGCTGGGGACGCTCACGGGCCTGGCGCTGGGGCGCGGGACGGATGGGAAGTACAACCGCTCGTTCATGTCCTTCGACACGTCGAGCATTCCGGACACGGCGACGGTCACCCGTGTGTACCTGACGGTGACGTACTCGTCCGGCTCGGGTGACCCGTGGTCCACGCCGGCGGGGAACACGCTGCTCATCGACGTGAAGAACGGCACGTTCAACGCGGCCACCACGGAGACGGCGGACTGGGCCACGGCCGCCACCGCGAGCAGCGTGGCGAGCATCGGCAGCTTCACGTCGGGCACGAAGGCCTCGGGAGACTTCAGCGGCGCCGGGCTCTCCGCCATCAACCTCACGGGGAAGACGCAGCTGCGGCTGGGCTTCAGCGGGAATCAGACGGCGACGCAGTACCTGTTCGTGAAGGACGGCACGGGCGCCACGCTGACCGTCGTGTACACGCCGTAG
- a CDS encoding type II toxin-antitoxin system HipA family toxin, with protein sequence MPTSDDSSCYVYIQLPESMEVVTCGRFVQQGDVGRFVYGRSYLSNPRAVELEKFELPLRPGTFETAKLGGIFGALRDSSPDAWGRRVIERQLGHADLTEVDFLLQSPEDRAGALSFGLSTTPPAPVHQFNKVLQLGLLLQEVERIEQGLPPSVQQVSDLVNPGSSMGGARPKNVVEDEEGLWVAKFPARSDRWNNAAVEGGMLQLASECGLRAAFARRVHVAGQDVLLVRRFDRRRIGEGYLRHRMVSALTVLRADESPQDRSKWSYILLGDELKRWVRNPDEDLLELFSRMVFNALISNIDDHPRNHALIAAGSEWSLSPAYDLTPMPQASTERDLAMEVGSAQHRRANRQNLLSECGRFRLSREEATQLIDRMKALVSARWRNVVKECGGTEADVKAIERAFDYEGFEYGSTR encoded by the coding sequence ATGCCGACTTCTGACGACTCCAGTTGCTACGTGTACATCCAGCTCCCGGAGTCCATGGAGGTCGTCACCTGCGGGCGCTTCGTGCAGCAAGGCGACGTGGGGCGCTTCGTCTACGGAAGAAGCTACCTGTCCAACCCTCGCGCGGTGGAGCTCGAGAAGTTCGAGCTCCCCTTGCGTCCGGGCACGTTCGAGACAGCGAAGCTCGGCGGCATCTTCGGCGCCTTGCGAGACTCCTCACCGGATGCATGGGGACGCAGGGTCATCGAGCGCCAGCTGGGTCATGCCGACCTGACTGAAGTCGACTTCCTCCTCCAGTCACCCGAGGACCGGGCGGGGGCGCTGTCCTTTGGACTCAGCACCACACCGCCCGCACCCGTCCATCAGTTCAACAAGGTGCTCCAACTGGGCCTCCTGCTCCAGGAAGTCGAACGAATCGAGCAGGGCCTGCCGCCCTCCGTGCAACAAGTCAGCGACCTGGTGAACCCGGGCAGCTCCATGGGAGGCGCGCGCCCCAAGAATGTCGTGGAGGACGAGGAGGGTTTGTGGGTGGCCAAGTTCCCGGCCCGCAGCGACCGCTGGAACAACGCAGCCGTCGAAGGCGGCATGCTGCAGCTCGCCAGCGAGTGCGGTCTGCGCGCGGCCTTCGCCAGGCGCGTCCACGTCGCGGGCCAGGACGTGCTCCTTGTCCGTCGGTTCGACCGGAGACGCATCGGCGAAGGCTACCTGCGGCACCGCATGGTCAGCGCGCTGACGGTCCTCCGCGCCGATGAGAGTCCGCAGGACCGCTCGAAGTGGTCGTACATCCTGCTGGGGGACGAGCTGAAGCGCTGGGTGCGCAACCCGGACGAGGACCTGCTCGAGCTGTTCTCACGCATGGTGTTCAACGCGCTCATCTCGAACATCGACGACCATCCCCGAAACCATGCGCTCATCGCCGCGGGCTCGGAGTGGAGCCTTTCCCCCGCCTACGACCTCACACCGATGCCACAGGCCAGCACCGAGCGTGACCTGGCAATGGAGGTGGGCAGCGCCCAGCACCGGCGCGCCAACCGCCAGAACCTCCTGAGCGAGTGCGGCCGCTTCCGACTGTCGAGAGAAGAAGCCACCCAGCTCATCGACAGGATGAAGGCCCTCGTGTCGGCCCGCTGGCGTAACGTCGTGAAGGAGTGCGGCGGCACCGAGGCCGACGTGAAGGCCATCGAACGCGCGTTCGACTACGAAGGGTTCGAGTACGGCTCTACGCGATGA
- a CDS encoding helix-turn-helix domain-containing protein, with amino-acid sequence MPRQNLNSDTTPVSVLRAVTRLGQNIARARIRRGLRQVDLAKKTGLALGTLKRIEEGSPTTALSAYFTVLWALGLEREFENLASPDRDEEGKTLELARQPKRVHPKADLDADF; translated from the coding sequence ATGCCCCGTCAGAACCTCAACTCCGACACGACCCCTGTCAGCGTCCTTCGTGCGGTGACCCGCCTGGGCCAGAACATCGCCCGCGCGCGGATCCGACGCGGCTTGAGGCAGGTGGACCTCGCGAAGAAGACGGGGCTCGCCCTGGGAACCCTCAAGCGCATCGAAGAGGGCAGTCCTACCACCGCGCTCAGCGCCTACTTCACGGTGCTCTGGGCCCTGGGGCTCGAGCGCGAGTTCGAGAACCTCGCCTCGCCAGACCGCGACGAGGAGGGAAAGACGCTGGAGCTGGCGCGTCAGCCCAAGCGCGTACACCCCAAGGCGGACCTCGATGCCGACTTCTGA
- a CDS encoding tRNA1(Val) (adenine(37)-N6)-methyltransferase produces MSQPTAPDETLDSIGTAGVRVLQRRNGYRFTLDAVLLAHFAATENTGTPGPILELGTGSGVVSFLLVKQFNLGPVDALELQPAVHARLQRAVVLNDCEARVKPLLGDLRRIRELVPGGHYAHVVSNPPFRVANAGVRSPDDERAVSKSEVACDASDVVAAARYALIPGGTVCLVYPASRVAEVLGLLTQAKLYPSVLRFVHSRVDSPATRFLVQALRDRNRGLAVRPPLIVHGEAPGGYSAEVAALMDPPLAERVSPLSGDTGD; encoded by the coding sequence ATGTCCCAACCCACCGCTCCCGACGAAACGCTCGACTCCATCGGCACGGCGGGGGTACGGGTGCTTCAACGCCGGAACGGTTACCGCTTCACGCTGGACGCCGTGCTTCTCGCGCACTTCGCGGCGACCGAGAACACGGGCACTCCAGGTCCCATCCTGGAGCTGGGCACGGGCAGTGGCGTGGTGTCCTTCCTGCTCGTGAAACAATTCAACCTCGGGCCCGTGGACGCGCTGGAATTGCAGCCCGCGGTACACGCTCGACTGCAGCGGGCCGTGGTGCTCAACGACTGTGAGGCCCGCGTGAAGCCGCTGCTGGGTGACCTGCGGCGCATCCGTGAGCTCGTGCCCGGCGGGCACTACGCACACGTCGTGTCCAACCCACCGTTCCGCGTGGCCAACGCGGGAGTCCGCAGTCCCGACGACGAGCGCGCCGTGTCCAAGTCCGAGGTCGCCTGTGACGCGAGCGACGTGGTCGCAGCCGCCCGCTACGCGCTGATACCCGGAGGCACCGTGTGCCTCGTGTACCCGGCCTCCCGAGTCGCCGAGGTGCTCGGCCTGCTGACCCAGGCGAAGCTGTACCCCTCCGTGCTGCGCTTCGTGCACTCGCGCGTGGACTCGCCGGCCACGCGCTTCCTGGTGCAGGCATTGAGAGACCGTAACAGGGGACTCGCCGTACGCCCGCCGCTCATCGTCCACGGTGAGGCTCCGGGCGGCTACTCCGCGGAGGTGGCCGCGCTGATGGACCCACCGCTCGCGGAACGGGTGTCTCCCCTCTCGGGAGACACAGGCGATTGA